The following coding sequences lie in one Bordetella genomosp. 9 genomic window:
- a CDS encoding efflux RND transporter periplasmic adaptor subunit — protein sequence MHFAPPRTHTRVSRPLGAAIVAALLLAGCGEKPQMNPGPPQVSVITVQPERTPRVADLPGRVDAVREAEIRARVTGIVQKIVFQQGGDVKENDLLFKIDPAQYKAAYDQAAAQLKQSQADLYSAKALADRYAPLVKANAVSKQEYDNAVASYRQADAAVAAAKANLQNAAINLGYTNVTSPIKGRIGKPLVTEGALVEASSATQMALVQQLDPIYVDFTQSTSDLAALRKAFNAGQLQKVGNDAALAKVVLEDGSEYQHAGKLLFTGITVDPTTGQVNLRAEFPNPDQVLLPGMYVRVRLTQGISDQALLVPQQALQRTPDGMQSLMLVKDGKIDQVTVTTGEAINGRWIVTSGLKAGDVVVVEGFQKVRPGAPVQVSQWAPGKGNAAAGQGAAQPGQGGQSGQQGAPAAGQQGQPGGQQGQGAQSGQQGAPAQPAQPSSAQKS from the coding sequence ATGCATTTTGCGCCTCCACGTACTCATACGCGCGTTTCCAGGCCGCTGGGCGCCGCGATTGTCGCAGCGCTGTTGCTGGCGGGCTGCGGGGAAAAACCGCAGATGAATCCTGGCCCGCCCCAGGTCAGCGTCATCACCGTCCAGCCAGAGCGCACGCCGCGCGTGGCCGATCTTCCCGGCCGTGTCGACGCCGTGCGGGAAGCCGAAATCCGCGCGCGCGTGACGGGGATCGTGCAGAAAATCGTTTTCCAGCAGGGCGGCGACGTCAAGGAAAACGACCTGCTGTTCAAGATCGATCCGGCCCAATACAAGGCCGCATACGATCAGGCCGCCGCGCAGTTGAAACAGTCGCAGGCCGACCTGTACAGCGCCAAGGCGCTTGCCGACCGTTATGCGCCGCTGGTCAAGGCCAACGCAGTCAGCAAACAGGAATACGACAATGCGGTCGCCAGCTACCGGCAGGCAGACGCCGCGGTGGCCGCGGCGAAGGCGAATCTCCAGAATGCCGCTATCAACCTCGGCTATACCAATGTCACCTCCCCCATCAAGGGACGCATCGGCAAGCCCCTGGTGACGGAAGGCGCCCTGGTGGAAGCATCGTCGGCGACCCAGATGGCGCTGGTGCAGCAGCTGGATCCCATTTACGTGGACTTCACCCAGTCGACCTCCGATCTGGCGGCGCTGCGCAAGGCCTTCAATGCGGGCCAGCTGCAGAAAGTCGGCAACGACGCGGCGCTGGCCAAGGTCGTCCTGGAGGACGGCTCCGAGTACCAGCATGCCGGCAAGCTGCTTTTCACCGGCATCACGGTGGATCCCACGACGGGCCAGGTGAACCTGCGCGCCGAATTCCCGAACCCGGACCAGGTGTTGTTGCCCGGCATGTACGTGCGGGTGCGCCTGACGCAGGGCATCAGCGACCAGGCGCTGCTCGTGCCGCAGCAGGCCTTGCAGCGGACGCCCGACGGCATGCAGAGCCTGATGCTGGTCAAGGACGGCAAGATCGATCAGGTCACGGTGACGACCGGCGAAGCGATCAACGGCCGCTGGATCGTCACGAGCGGCCTGAAGGCCGGCGATGTGGTAGTCGTGGAAGGCTTCCAGAAGGTGCGGCCCGGGGCGCCCGTGCAAGTATCGCAATGGGCGCCTGGCAAGGGCAATGCCGCGGCCGGGCAGGGCGCGGCGCAGCCGGGCCAGGGCGGGCAATCCGGCCAGCAGGGCGCGCCAGCAGCTGGCCAGCAAGGCCAGCCCGGCGGCCAGCAAGGCCAGGGCGCGCAGTCCGGCCAGCAAGGCGCGCCCGCGCAGCCCGCCCAGCCGTCCTCCGCGCAGAAGTCGTAA
- a CDS encoding efflux RND transporter permease subunit: MPQFFIDRPIFAWVVALFILLAGMLAISRMPVSQYPNVAPPAIEITATYPGASAKEVADSVTSLIEDQLNGAKGLLYYESVSDSNGQSTITATFAPGRDPDLAQVDVQNRVANVTAQLPAAVAQQGLQFQQTSAGFLMIVTVSSTDGSMDQTALADYVTRNIKNPVSRVPGVGQFQLFAAPRAMRIWVDPQKLVGYGLSMAEVNQAIAQQNVLISGGNMGGPPNPADQRTTATVVANGQLATVEGFGNIILRANTDGSLVRARDVARVEIGADNYFFGARLNGKPTAAFAIILSPDANALATAKGVREQMAQLARYFPANIKYDIPYDTAPYVEVSIRDVVKTLLEAMVLVFLVMFLFLQNVRYTIIPALVVPVAMMGAFAVMLALGFSINVLTMFAMVLAIGILVDDAIVVVENVERIMATERLSPKEATARAMPQITGAIMGITLVLVSVFLPLAFMGGSVGVIYRQFAVAMAVSIFFSAFLALSFTPALCATILKPVPADRHQERRGFFGWFNRRFDSGTNRYQNWVARILHKGGRMMLIYLLLVLLLGWLYLRMPSSFLPEEDQGYVISNIELPSGSSANRAVDVLEQVEKYFLSQPQVENIIAVQGFSFNGNGLNAAIAFTTLKDFDERKGQGDSAQAVAFGALNKLLMGIHDAMVFTVVPPAISSLGNATGFDFRLQDRAGAGTEALGAATAQLMGLAMKSPVLSQVRISGLGPSAQLTLTIDRAKAAALGVNFDEAATLVSTAVGSALINKFPNFGRMQNVWVQADAPYRMQVEDVLKLNARNASGGMVPLSSFVTAKWGQGPVQIVRYNSYESVRIAGDAAPGHTSGEAIQEMERLMGQLPAGFGYEWSGLSYQELEASGQAPILMGLSLLVVFLVLAALYESWAIPLSVMLVVPLGMLGAVALVGLMGMSNDVYFQVGMVTVIGLAAKNAILIVEFAKDQYARGSGLYEAAVEAARLRFRPILMTSLAFILGVVPLAIATGAGAASQRAVGLGVLGGMLAATPFAVIFVPTFFVVVLGLFKTKPRLLGAEAKEFEAQQAARNRTGGPAAPASEGQEGQ, encoded by the coding sequence ATGCCGCAATTTTTCATCGATAGACCGATCTTTGCCTGGGTGGTCGCGCTGTTCATCCTCCTGGCGGGGATGCTGGCCATTTCCAGAATGCCGGTGTCGCAGTATCCCAACGTCGCGCCGCCCGCCATCGAGATCACCGCGACCTATCCTGGCGCGTCCGCCAAGGAAGTGGCCGATTCGGTGACCAGCCTCATCGAAGACCAGCTCAACGGCGCCAAGGGGCTGCTGTATTACGAGTCGGTCAGCGATTCCAACGGCCAGTCCACCATCACCGCCACCTTCGCGCCGGGGCGCGACCCCGATCTGGCGCAGGTGGACGTGCAGAACCGCGTGGCGAACGTCACGGCGCAGCTGCCCGCCGCCGTTGCCCAGCAGGGGCTGCAATTCCAGCAGACCAGCGCCGGCTTTCTGATGATCGTCACGGTGTCGTCCACGGACGGCTCGATGGACCAGACGGCGCTTGCCGACTACGTCACCCGCAATATCAAGAACCCCGTGTCGCGGGTGCCCGGCGTCGGCCAGTTCCAGCTGTTCGCCGCGCCGCGCGCCATGCGGATCTGGGTCGATCCGCAGAAACTGGTGGGCTACGGCTTGAGCATGGCGGAAGTCAATCAGGCCATCGCGCAGCAGAACGTGCTGATCTCCGGGGGCAATATGGGCGGCCCGCCCAACCCCGCGGACCAGCGCACCACAGCCACCGTGGTGGCGAACGGGCAGCTGGCCACCGTCGAGGGATTCGGCAACATCATCCTGCGCGCCAATACCGACGGTTCGCTGGTGCGCGCCCGTGACGTCGCGCGCGTGGAAATCGGCGCTGACAACTACTTTTTCGGCGCGCGGCTCAATGGCAAGCCGACCGCCGCCTTCGCGATCATCCTGTCGCCGGACGCCAATGCCCTGGCGACGGCGAAGGGCGTGCGCGAGCAGATGGCCCAGTTGGCCCGGTATTTCCCGGCCAACATCAAGTACGACATTCCGTACGACACCGCGCCTTACGTCGAAGTCTCCATCCGCGACGTGGTCAAGACCCTGCTCGAGGCCATGGTTCTGGTGTTCCTGGTGATGTTTCTGTTCCTGCAGAACGTGCGGTACACCATCATTCCCGCGCTGGTCGTGCCGGTGGCCATGATGGGCGCCTTCGCCGTGATGCTGGCGCTCGGCTTTTCCATCAACGTGCTGACCATGTTCGCCATGGTGCTTGCCATCGGGATCCTGGTGGACGATGCCATCGTGGTGGTGGAAAACGTCGAACGGATCATGGCGACCGAACGGTTGTCGCCGAAGGAGGCCACCGCGCGCGCGATGCCGCAGATCACCGGCGCAATCATGGGGATCACGCTGGTGCTCGTCAGCGTATTCCTGCCATTGGCGTTCATGGGCGGGTCGGTGGGCGTGATCTACCGCCAGTTCGCGGTCGCCATGGCGGTGTCGATTTTCTTTTCCGCCTTCCTGGCGCTGAGCTTCACACCGGCCTTGTGCGCCACCATCCTCAAGCCCGTGCCGGCCGATCGCCATCAGGAACGGCGCGGCTTCTTCGGTTGGTTCAACCGCCGCTTCGATAGCGGCACGAACCGCTATCAGAACTGGGTCGCGCGCATCCTGCATAAAGGCGGCCGGATGATGCTGATCTACCTGCTGCTGGTGCTGCTGCTCGGCTGGCTGTACCTGCGCATGCCGTCGTCCTTCCTGCCCGAGGAAGACCAGGGTTATGTCATCAGCAACATCGAGCTGCCTTCGGGCTCCAGCGCCAACCGGGCGGTGGACGTGCTGGAGCAGGTGGAAAAGTACTTCCTGAGCCAGCCCCAGGTGGAGAACATCATTGCCGTGCAGGGTTTCAGCTTCAACGGCAACGGCCTGAACGCCGCCATCGCGTTCACCACCCTGAAGGACTTCGACGAACGCAAGGGCCAGGGCGATTCCGCCCAGGCGGTGGCGTTCGGCGCCCTCAACAAGCTGCTCATGGGCATTCACGACGCCATGGTGTTCACGGTCGTGCCGCCGGCCATTTCGTCGCTGGGCAACGCGACCGGTTTCGACTTCCGCCTGCAGGACCGCGCCGGCGCCGGAACCGAAGCCCTGGGCGCGGCCACCGCGCAGTTGATGGGCCTTGCCATGAAAAGCCCGGTTTTGTCGCAGGTGCGGATCTCCGGTCTGGGTCCGAGCGCGCAGTTGACGCTGACCATCGACCGCGCCAAGGCGGCCGCGCTGGGCGTCAATTTCGACGAGGCGGCCACGCTGGTATCCACCGCCGTGGGCAGTGCGCTGATCAACAAGTTCCCCAATTTCGGCCGCATGCAGAACGTGTGGGTGCAGGCTGACGCGCCTTACCGCATGCAGGTCGAGGACGTCCTCAAGCTCAATGCCCGCAACGCCAGCGGCGGCATGGTGCCGCTGTCCAGCTTCGTGACCGCGAAGTGGGGGCAGGGGCCGGTGCAGATCGTGCGCTACAACAGCTACGAATCCGTGCGCATCGCCGGCGATGCGGCGCCCGGCCATACCAGCGGCGAAGCCATTCAGGAGATGGAGCGCCTGATGGGCCAATTGCCGGCGGGCTTCGGCTACGAATGGAGCGGCTTGTCCTACCAGGAACTGGAGGCTTCCGGACAAGCGCCGATCCTGATGGGGCTGTCGCTGCTGGTGGTGTTCCTGGTGCTGGCGGCGCTGTACGAAAGCTGGGCCATTCCCCTTTCCGTGATGCTGGTGGTGCCGCTGGGCATGCTGGGCGCGGTCGCGCTGGTCGGCCTGATGGGCATGTCCAACGACGTGTACTTCCAGGTTGGCATGGTGACCGTGATCGGTCTGGCCGCGAAGAACGCGATCCTGATCGTGGAATTTGCCAAGGACCAGTATGCCCGCGGCTCGGGCCTTTACGAGGCGGCGGTGGAGGCCGCGCGGCTGCGCTTCCGTCCCATCCTGATGACGTCGCTGGCGTTCATCCTGGGCGTCGTCCCCTTGGCGATCGCCACCGGCGCGGGCGCCGCGAGCCAGCGCGCCGTCGGTCTGGGCGTGTTGGGCGGGATGCTGGCGGCTACGCCTTTCGCGGTGATTTTCGTGCCGACCTTCTTCGTCGTGGTGCTGGGACTATTCAAGACCAAACCGCGCCTGCTGGGCGCCGAAGCCAAGGAGTTCGAGGCGCAGCAGGCAGCCCGGAACCGGACTGGCGGGCCGGCCGCGCCGGCCTCCGAGGGACAGGAGGGGCAATGA
- a CDS encoding efflux transporter outer membrane subunit has translation MMIARTTINGRGRMLLSATVAAALAGCSLAPKYERPAAPIQADWPDQPRIVYSGYDKAATAGTQPAGAMTSTGGVAAADIGWRDFFRDPRLQALISLSLANNRDLRVAVQRVEEARGLWGEQRGQLWPSIGAGIQGTRQRLPRDMRVGGPDSPSISSQYQAGLGLTTFEIDLFGRLRSLSEAAYQQFLATEQARRSVQISLIGEVAQAYLNLRAAEVQLDLTRKTLESRQASYDLVRRRFEGGVSSELDLNQSKSLLDTASADLAQLARTQSQAINALVLLVGAPLPPDLPPPAPFDASQVLASIPPGLPSDLLERRPDILSAENSLRAANANIGAARAAFFPTISLTGLLGVASPSLSDLFKGGNGFWSFSPSITTPIFAGGSIQAGLDVARARDNIAVAQYEKAIQQAFQEVSDALAGEATYGAQLQALRALEASSARSLELSNMRYSGGVDSYLQVQNAQVTYFDAQLTLVQTGLASLLNRVQLYKALGGGWEETTVTKQAQADNASRN, from the coding sequence ATGATGATCGCCCGCACCACAATCAATGGCAGGGGCCGGATGCTCCTGAGCGCGACGGTGGCGGCCGCGTTGGCCGGCTGCAGCCTGGCGCCGAAGTATGAGCGGCCCGCCGCGCCCATTCAGGCGGACTGGCCCGACCAGCCCAGGATCGTCTATAGCGGTTACGACAAGGCCGCCACGGCCGGTACGCAGCCGGCCGGCGCGATGACGTCGACGGGCGGCGTCGCGGCTGCCGATATCGGCTGGCGCGATTTCTTCCGCGATCCCCGCCTGCAGGCCCTGATCTCGCTTTCGCTGGCCAACAACCGAGACCTTCGCGTCGCCGTCCAACGCGTCGAAGAGGCGCGCGGACTGTGGGGCGAGCAGCGCGGCCAGCTCTGGCCCAGTATCGGCGCTGGAATCCAGGGCACGCGCCAGCGCCTGCCGCGCGATATGCGCGTGGGCGGACCGGATTCCCCTTCGATCAGCAGCCAGTACCAGGCCGGACTGGGCCTGACGACGTTCGAGATCGACCTGTTCGGCCGGCTCCGCAGCCTGTCCGAGGCGGCGTATCAGCAGTTCCTCGCCACGGAGCAGGCGCGCCGCAGCGTGCAGATTTCGCTGATCGGCGAGGTGGCGCAGGCGTACCTGAACCTGCGCGCCGCCGAGGTGCAGCTGGACCTTACCCGTAAAACGCTGGAGTCCCGGCAGGCGTCGTATGACCTGGTCAGGCGGCGTTTCGAAGGGGGCGTGTCGTCTGAATTGGATCTGAACCAATCCAAGTCGCTGCTCGATACGGCGTCGGCCGACCTGGCGCAATTGGCGCGTACGCAATCGCAGGCCATCAACGCGCTGGTCCTGCTGGTGGGCGCGCCATTGCCGCCCGACCTGCCGCCACCCGCACCGTTCGATGCATCGCAGGTCCTCGCATCCATTCCCCCCGGCTTGCCGTCCGACCTGCTGGAACGCCGGCCCGACATTCTTTCGGCCGAAAACAGCCTGCGTGCCGCCAACGCCAATATCGGCGCGGCCCGCGCGGCGTTCTTTCCGACCATCTCGCTGACGGGCCTGCTCGGCGTCGCCAGTCCGTCCCTGTCGGACCTGTTCAAGGGCGGCAACGGGTTCTGGAGTTTCTCGCCGTCGATCACCACGCCGATCTTTGCCGGGGGCAGTATCCAGGCCGGGTTGGACGTGGCGCGCGCGCGCGACAACATCGCCGTGGCGCAATACGAAAAAGCGATCCAGCAGGCATTCCAGGAGGTGTCGGACGCGCTGGCGGGCGAAGCCACGTACGGGGCGCAATTGCAGGCGTTGCGGGCGCTGGAGGCATCGTCGGCGCGCTCGCTGGAGCTGTCCAACATGCGCTATAGCGGCGGCGTAGACAGCTACCTGCAGGTGCAGAACGCCCAGGTCACCTACTTCGACGCTCAGTTGACGCTGGTTCAGACCGGGCTGGCATCGCTGCTGAACCGTGTGCAGTTGTACAAAGCGCTGGGCGGGGGCTGGGAAGAGACCACCGTGACGAAACAGGCTCAGGCGGATAACGCGTCGCGCAACTGA
- a CDS encoding NAD(P)/FAD-dependent oxidoreductase codes for MPDTPALLRERPQPIDSQPPGPRPSAGVPLQEGATTAPHRVVIVGGGAGGLELATELGRRHGSRHVTLIDSRMLHIWKPTLHEAAAGTVDVQQEGLSYLMLASLSHFNFVLGPMQAVDRARRIVRVGAVTGPTGEALLPERDIPYDTLVIAVGSTSNFFGTPGAKEFAITLDTPESAEQFRLTMLQAMVKVDQAKAHDPQARLNIAIVGGGATGVELAAELHEASRLVAAYGLPHFDPRRDLNIRIIEGAPRILAALPEKLARAAQRRLESLGIEVESGCLVSQVTADAVHTKDGRIFPANLCMWAAGIKGPDVLGTLDLPRNRSGQLEVDACLQTEDPHILAFGDCAAAPRPSGGVVPARAQAAHQEAAYLRRRLSARIAGRSEPSAPFTYKDHGSLVSLGRERGVGSLMGALMGRGFFVSGTIARWMYASLHLMHHRTVLGLSRTISLALARLLTRRSHPRVKLH; via the coding sequence ATGCCAGATACCCCCGCACTGCTGCGCGAACGTCCGCAGCCAATCGACTCGCAGCCTCCTGGCCCGCGGCCGTCCGCCGGGGTGCCGCTGCAGGAAGGCGCCACCACCGCGCCGCACCGCGTCGTCATCGTCGGTGGCGGCGCCGGCGGCCTGGAGCTGGCCACCGAACTGGGCCGGCGTCACGGCAGCCGCCATGTCACGCTGATCGACAGCCGGATGCTCCATATCTGGAAGCCGACCCTGCACGAGGCGGCTGCCGGCACCGTCGATGTCCAGCAGGAAGGGCTGTCGTACCTGATGCTGGCAAGCCTGTCGCACTTCAACTTCGTCCTGGGCCCGATGCAGGCGGTCGACCGCGCCCGCCGTATCGTGCGCGTGGGCGCCGTAACGGGACCGACCGGCGAAGCGCTGCTGCCGGAACGGGATATCCCCTACGACACCCTGGTCATCGCGGTGGGCAGCACGTCGAATTTTTTCGGTACACCGGGCGCCAAGGAATTCGCCATTACGCTCGATACGCCCGAGTCCGCCGAGCAGTTCCGCCTGACGATGCTCCAGGCGATGGTGAAAGTGGATCAGGCCAAGGCGCACGACCCGCAAGCGCGCCTGAATATCGCCATCGTGGGCGGCGGCGCCACGGGCGTCGAGCTGGCCGCCGAGCTGCACGAGGCGAGCCGGCTGGTGGCGGCGTACGGTCTGCCGCATTTCGATCCGCGCCGCGATCTCAATATCCGCATCATCGAGGGCGCGCCGCGGATTCTGGCCGCCTTGCCCGAAAAGCTTGCGCGTGCGGCCCAGCGGCGGCTGGAAAGCCTTGGGATCGAGGTGGAAAGCGGCTGCCTCGTCTCGCAAGTGACTGCCGATGCGGTGCACACCAAGGACGGCAGGATATTCCCGGCCAACCTTTGCATGTGGGCGGCGGGCATCAAGGGGCCCGACGTACTCGGCACGCTGGATCTGCCCCGCAACCGCTCCGGACAACTGGAAGTGGACGCATGCCTGCAGACCGAGGATCCCCACATCCTGGCCTTCGGCGATTGCGCGGCGGCGCCTCGGCCGAGCGGCGGCGTCGTGCCGGCCCGCGCACAGGCCGCCCACCAGGAGGCGGCGTATCTGCGCCGGCGTCTGAGCGCGCGCATTGCCGGCCGCTCCGAGCCGTCAGCGCCTTTCACCTACAAGGACCATGGTTCGCTGGTCTCGCTGGGACGCGAGCGGGGTGTAGGCAGCCTGATGGGCGCGCTGATGGGGCGCGGTTTCTTCGTCAGCGGCACAATCGCGCGCTGGATGTATGCCAGCCTGCACCTGATGCATCACCGTACCGTGCTCGGCTTGTCGCGCACGATCTCGCTTGCGTTGGCGCGCCTGCTGACGCGCCGCTCGCATCCGCGCGTCAAACTGCATTGA
- a CDS encoding KGG domain-containing protein gives MIDERKGGRKPRGFAAMDPELLRGIAAQGGRAAHAMGKAHRFDSQEAKLAAAKRHATKSAKPHAEAGAHADRAETADAAPSETTPAGAESKS, from the coding sequence ATGATTGACGAACGCAAAGGTGGCCGCAAGCCAAGGGGCTTTGCCGCGATGGATCCCGAGCTGCTGCGCGGGATCGCGGCACAAGGAGGCCGCGCCGCGCATGCCATGGGAAAGGCCCATCGATTCGATTCGCAGGAAGCCAAGCTCGCCGCGGCGAAACGGCACGCCACGAAATCGGCGAAGCCGCACGCCGAGGCAGGCGCACACGCGGATCGAGCCGAGACGGCAGACGCCGCGCCCAGTGAAACAACGCCGGCCGGCGCGGAATCGAAGTCCTGA
- a CDS encoding head-tail connector protein: MVTLEEAKLHIRFSGDDADDELQRMIDAATDAAADYLNMARTDLEKAMPAPVHAAILLQVGDLFANRERQSEEAYYQNRTYERLLNPYRVMIM; this comes from the coding sequence ATGGTGACTTTGGAAGAAGCGAAGCTGCACATACGTTTCAGCGGCGACGATGCCGACGACGAATTGCAGCGCATGATTGATGCGGCGACGGATGCCGCCGCCGACTACCTCAACATGGCGCGCACCGATTTAGAGAAAGCTATGCCGGCGCCCGTCCATGCCGCCATCTTGCTGCAGGTCGGCGACCTTTTCGCAAACCGCGAGCGGCAGTCGGAGGAAGCCTACTACCAGAACCGCACCTATGAGCGACTGCTGAACCCGTATCGAGTGATGATCATGTAG
- a CDS encoding terminase large subunit, translating into MTRGERVIAFIEKYCVTPDGAHVGQPLCLADFQKRFIREVYDNPEGTRRAYLSIARKNGKTGLIAGLLLAHLVGPEAKRNSQIVSGAMSRDQAALVFNLAAKMVQLSAKLSNVVKIVPSSKRLLGLPLNTEYRALAADGKTAHGLSPVLAILDEVGQVRGPRSDFVDAILTSQGAHADPLLLVISTQAASDTDLLSVWLDDAEKSKDPRIVSHVYAAPSDCDLMDKSAWEAANPALGLFRSRDDLAEQMKQAQRMPSMENSVRNLLLNQRVSAESFFVSPDVWKSCGTQPVPFDGPVYGGLDLSSRADLTALILIGQVDGVWQTQCHFWTPERGLHDRAQKDRAPYDLWVSQGFLRTTPGATVDYDHVAVNIAEIVAGLDLQAIAYDRWRMEDLRKPLDRFGIELPLVEWGQGYKDMAPAIDALEAELLNARVAHGMHPVLSMCAANAVITKDPAGSRKLDKARATGRIDGMVAMAMAFGLASRSEEVGPSVYDGGAFMFV; encoded by the coding sequence ATGACACGGGGCGAGCGCGTTATTGCTTTTATCGAGAAGTACTGCGTGACGCCTGATGGCGCGCATGTTGGTCAACCGCTGTGCCTTGCGGACTTCCAGAAGCGATTTATCCGAGAGGTCTACGACAACCCGGAGGGAACACGGCGCGCTTACCTGTCCATCGCACGCAAGAACGGCAAGACCGGCCTGATTGCCGGGCTACTGCTTGCCCACCTTGTGGGGCCGGAAGCGAAGCGGAACAGCCAGATTGTGTCCGGCGCTATGAGCCGCGACCAAGCTGCCCTAGTTTTCAACTTGGCCGCAAAGATGGTTCAGCTATCGGCGAAGCTATCCAACGTGGTCAAGATCGTTCCGTCCAGCAAGCGGCTGCTTGGCCTGCCGCTCAATACGGAGTACCGGGCGCTTGCTGCGGACGGCAAGACCGCGCACGGCCTGTCCCCGGTCCTGGCAATCCTTGATGAGGTGGGCCAGGTGCGCGGCCCGCGGAGTGACTTTGTGGACGCCATTCTGACGAGTCAGGGCGCGCACGCCGATCCGCTCTTGCTGGTGATATCGACCCAGGCGGCAAGCGATACCGACCTGCTTTCAGTGTGGCTAGATGACGCCGAGAAGAGCAAGGACCCGCGCATCGTGTCGCACGTGTACGCTGCGCCGTCGGACTGCGACTTGATGGATAAGAGCGCCTGGGAGGCCGCCAATCCTGCCCTGGGCCTATTCCGCAGCCGTGACGATCTCGCCGAGCAGATGAAGCAGGCGCAGCGCATGCCCAGTATGGAGAACAGCGTTCGCAACCTGCTGCTGAATCAGCGAGTCTCGGCGGAAAGCTTCTTCGTGTCCCCGGACGTGTGGAAGTCCTGCGGCACACAGCCCGTGCCCTTCGATGGGCCGGTATATGGTGGGCTGGACCTATCCAGCCGCGCCGACCTCACCGCCCTGATCCTCATCGGGCAGGTGGACGGCGTATGGCAGACGCAATGCCACTTCTGGACCCCGGAGAGAGGCCTGCATGACCGTGCACAGAAAGATCGCGCTCCGTATGACCTATGGGTGTCGCAAGGCTTCCTGCGCACCACGCCCGGCGCGACGGTGGACTATGACCATGTGGCCGTCAACATCGCCGAGATTGTGGCGGGCCTAGACCTGCAGGCTATCGCTTACGACCGCTGGCGCATGGAGGATTTGAGGAAACCGTTGGATCGCTTCGGCATCGAGCTTCCGCTTGTGGAATGGGGCCAGGGATACAAGGACATGGCACCGGCGATCGACGCGCTGGAGGCCGAACTACTGAACGCCCGCGTAGCTCACGGCATGCACCCTGTCCTATCCATGTGCGCCGCCAACGCGGTGATAACGAAAGACCCTGCCGGATCGCGCAAGCTGGACAAGGCCCGCGCCACCGGACGCATTGACGGCATGGTGGCAATGGCGATGGCTTTCGGCCTTGCGTCCCGTTCCGAAGAAGTGGGGCCCAGCGTCTACGACGGAGGGGCCTTTATGTTTGTTTGA
- a CDS encoding TerS protein — protein sequence MKSTPRRKRSDSTAAAIEAAQAAALGPLQPPAHVTLRPQDWPFWNAVVTARARNTWTETDLAHAANLARCQADVERLQDEVFKEGDVIDGALNPKHKLIETLSRRAVSLARMLHVHAEAVVGRSRDAGNALALERAAAGQDHDDDLIPSLRTVQ from the coding sequence ATGAAATCGACGCCACGACGCAAACGCTCTGATTCCACCGCTGCCGCTATCGAAGCGGCCCAAGCTGCAGCGCTCGGCCCCTTGCAGCCGCCTGCCCATGTGACCCTGCGCCCCCAGGACTGGCCCTTTTGGAACGCGGTAGTAACTGCCCGCGCCCGCAATACGTGGACGGAGACGGATCTAGCGCACGCTGCGAACTTAGCGCGGTGCCAAGCGGACGTGGAGCGCTTGCAGGATGAAGTCTTCAAAGAAGGCGACGTGATCGATGGCGCGCTCAATCCGAAGCACAAACTTATCGAGACGTTGAGCCGCCGTGCTGTGTCTCTGGCGCGCATGCTGCACGTGCATGCGGAGGCGGTTGTGGGCCGGTCCCGCGATGCTGGCAATGCTTTGGCGCTGGAGCGTGCCGCGGCTGGTCAGGATCACGACGACGACCTTATCCCTAGCCTGCGGACGGTCCAATGA
- a CDS encoding HNH endonuclease signature motif containing protein yields MPATDVDHHDGDPGNNDMGNLVGLCHECHSRKTARDHGKRVAYGCDAQGMPTDPAHPWNREITSNRGG; encoded by the coding sequence GTGCCTGCTACGGACGTGGACCACCACGACGGCGACCCGGGGAACAACGACATGGGCAACCTCGTGGGCCTGTGCCATGAATGCCATTCCCGCAAGACCGCACGCGACCACGGCAAGCGCGTGGCCTACGGCTGTGACGCCCAGGGGATGCCGACCGATCCCGCGCACCCATGGAACCGAGAAATCACCAGCAACCGAGGGGGCTAG